One genomic segment of Natranaeroarchaeum aerophilus includes these proteins:
- a CDS encoding DUF7269 family protein: MTTIERRIGVVLGVAIAALGVATFFSPGLGAMFSADEFLLTIVGIAALGLGVYIARDRWFMEAGHAPTGDPELIQGIPTPGEGFDRALRSASSVHEISGRETVTERLEAVGVTVLQRRRGYTEAEARERLESGEWTDDPVAAAFFDGTGWAAFPLAFRLRVRLGEESRFGLKARRAAEELERIWTRTEDTDE; the protein is encoded by the coding sequence GTGACGACCATCGAGCGCCGTATCGGCGTGGTACTTGGGGTGGCTATCGCCGCGCTGGGTGTCGCGACGTTTTTCTCGCCCGGCCTCGGAGCGATGTTCTCTGCCGACGAGTTCCTGCTCACTATCGTCGGGATCGCCGCTCTGGGACTGGGCGTCTATATCGCGCGGGACCGCTGGTTCATGGAGGCGGGTCACGCCCCGACCGGCGATCCCGAGCTGATTCAGGGTATTCCGACGCCCGGCGAGGGATTCGATCGTGCCCTGCGGTCGGCCTCCTCGGTCCACGAAATCTCCGGGCGCGAGACGGTCACCGAGCGCCTCGAAGCAGTCGGTGTCACTGTCTTGCAGCGACGACGTGGCTACACCGAAGCCGAGGCCCGTGAACGTCTGGAGAGCGGCGAGTGGACCGACGATCCGGTCGCCGCGGCGTTTTTCGACGGCACGGGCTGGGCCGCGTTCCCGCTTGCCTTCCGGCTGCGGGTTCGTCTCGGGGAGGAATCGCGATTCGGTCTGAAGGCACGCCGGGCCGCAGAGGAGCTAGAGCGGATCTGGACGAGAACGGAGGATACCGATGAGTGA